From one Anopheles bellator chromosome 1, idAnoBellAS_SP24_06.2, whole genome shotgun sequence genomic stretch:
- the LOC131215874 gene encoding uncharacterized protein LOC131215874 has product MVRYFWLPARVLPLLVLLLLLATGYAQPPQSLNYPNVITFGAYSGSICYSNSVNVKSIIPVTTRTFSFTPATALQYVICYNNLPLHPFEVSLVGGGIGATTLTSIVVTSASGKLYVTCNAYCT; this is encoded by the exons ATGGTCCGCTATTTTTGGCTTCCAGCTCGCGTCCTGCCACTtctggttctgctgctgctgttggccaccggctACGCACAGCCTCCACAGAGCCTTAACTACCCGAACGTGATCACATTCGGTGCGTACTCGGGCAGCATCTGTTACTCGAACAGTGTCAACGTGAAGAGCATCATTCCCGTGACCACTCGGACGTTCTCCTTCACACCAGCA ACCGCTCTCCAGTACGTCATTTGTTACAACAACCTGCCGCTGCACCCGTTCGAAGTGTCGTTGGTTGGCGGCGGAATCGGAGCGACAACGCTGACGAGCATCGTGGTGACGTCAGCCTCCGGAAAACTCTACGTTACCTGCAATGCGTACTGCACGTAA